A stretch of Triticum aestivum cultivar Chinese Spring chromosome 1D, IWGSC CS RefSeq v2.1, whole genome shotgun sequence DNA encodes these proteins:
- the LOC123159358 gene encoding NAC domain-containing protein 90: protein MGELPAGYRFYPTEEELVRFYLRHMLDGRRRGDIERVIPVADVCSLDPWQLPEVHRGACAGHGEPWFYFCARQDREARGGRPSRTTPSGYWKAAGTPGLVYSADGRPVGTKKTMVFYRGRAPAGAKTKWKMNEYRAFDDDGADAAARLQVRSEFSLCRLYTRSGSLRQFDRRPCTAAAGGCRSEDPASSSAALASPNQDVEVGKGQKRKRHAANDVPSSSDAYRSVQQQQKQGGADEELADGMTDWAELFDWV, encoded by the exons ATGGGCGAGCTGCCTGCCGGGTACCGCTTCTACCCTACGGAGGAGGAGCTGGTGCGCTTCTACCTCCGGCACATGCTCgacggccgccgccgcggcgacaTCGAGCGCGTCATCCCCGTCGCCGACGTCTGCTCCCTCGACCCCTGGCAGCTCCCAG AGGTGCACCGGGGAGCGTGTGCAGGGCACGGGGAGCCGTGGTTCTACTTCTGCGCGCGGCAGGACCGGGAGGCACGGGGCGGGCGGCCCAGCCGCACGACGCCGTCAGGCTACTGGAAGGCGGCGGGCACGCCAGGGTTGGTCTACTCCGCCGATGGCCGCCCCGTCGGGACCAAGAAGACCATGGTGTTCTACCGCGGCCGCGCACCGGCCGGAGCCAAGACCAAGTGGAAGATGAACGAGTACAGGGCCTTCGACGACGACGGTGCTGATGCCGCCGCTCGGCTCCAG GTGAGGAGCGAGTTCAGCTTGTGCCGGCTGTACACAAGGTCAGGCAGCTTGCGGCAGTTCGACCGCCGGCCGTGCACTGCCGCCGCCGGAGGATGCCGCTCTGAGGACCCGGCGTCGTCGTCCGCCGCGCTTGCGTCGCCCAATCAGGATGTTGAAGTGGGAAAGGGTCAGAAGAGGAAAAGGCATGCAGCCAACGACGTCCCGTCGTCCAGCGACGCCTACCGCTccgtgcagcagcagcagaagcagggaGGCGCCGATGAGGAGCTCGCCGACGGCATGACCGACTGGGCAGAGCTCTTTGACTGGGTCTAA